The following are encoded in a window of Amycolatopsis solani genomic DNA:
- a CDS encoding FAD-dependent oxidoreductase, translating into MVEMTERTRCVVIGGGPAGMVAGLLLARAGVEVTVLEKHADFLRDFRGDTVHPSTLTLLDELGLGEKFHALPHSELTAAGFPQENGEMMKLADFTRLKVPHPYIAMVPQWDFLDLLAESARKEPTFVQRMETECTGLVREHGRVEGVTYRTAAGETGEIRADLVIAADGRWSLARREAGLVPHEYDCPFDVWWFRLSRHEDEEGGMLLPKMRDKRFAVPLPRPDFYQVAYLAPKGDDLRKQGIEAFRENVTQICPEFADRVHELKTMDDVKFLDVRLNLLRKWHVDGLLCLGDAAHAMSPIGGVGINLAVQDAVAAATLLAEPLRRGRPTEAELAKVRSRRLAPTLLVQGLQRLMHRTVVRGVMSGKRNGPPEPMIKAFSRFPRLSYFPARLLGLGLRPEHAPAYARRPMEPATKD; encoded by the coding sequence ATGGTCGAGATGACCGAGCGCACGCGCTGCGTCGTCATCGGTGGCGGGCCGGCCGGGATGGTTGCGGGGCTCCTGCTGGCCCGGGCCGGCGTCGAGGTGACAGTGCTGGAGAAGCACGCGGACTTCCTGCGCGACTTCCGCGGCGACACGGTGCACCCGTCGACGCTGACCCTGCTCGACGAGCTGGGTCTCGGCGAAAAGTTCCACGCGCTGCCGCACAGCGAACTGACGGCGGCGGGCTTCCCGCAGGAGAACGGCGAGATGATGAAGCTCGCCGACTTCACCCGGCTGAAGGTCCCCCACCCGTACATCGCGATGGTGCCGCAGTGGGACTTCCTCGACCTGCTCGCCGAAAGCGCCCGCAAGGAGCCGACGTTCGTCCAGCGGATGGAGACGGAGTGCACCGGCCTGGTCCGCGAGCACGGCCGCGTCGAGGGCGTCACCTACCGCACGGCCGCCGGTGAGACCGGGGAAATCCGCGCGGACCTGGTCATCGCCGCCGACGGCCGGTGGTCGCTGGCCCGGCGCGAGGCCGGCCTGGTGCCGCACGAGTACGACTGCCCGTTCGACGTCTGGTGGTTCCGGCTGTCGCGGCACGAGGACGAAGAGGGCGGCATGCTGCTGCCGAAGATGCGGGACAAGCGCTTCGCCGTGCCGCTCCCCCGGCCGGACTTCTACCAGGTCGCCTACCTCGCGCCGAAGGGCGACGACCTGCGAAAGCAGGGCATCGAAGCCTTCCGGGAGAACGTGACGCAGATCTGCCCCGAGTTCGCCGACCGGGTGCACGAGCTGAAGACGATGGACGACGTCAAGTTCCTCGACGTGCGGCTGAACCTGCTGCGCAAGTGGCACGTCGACGGGCTGCTCTGCCTCGGCGACGCGGCGCACGCGATGTCGCCGATCGGCGGCGTGGGCATCAACCTCGCGGTGCAGGACGCGGTCGCGGCGGCGACGCTGCTGGCCGAGCCGCTGCGCCGGGGCCGTCCGACGGAGGCCGAGCTGGCGAAGGTGCGTTCGCGGCGGCTGGCGCCGACGCTGCTGGTGCAGGGGCTGCAGCGCCTGATGCACCGGACCGTCGTGCGCGGGGTGATGAGCGGCAAGCGCAACGGCCCGCCGGAACCGATGATCAAGGCGTTCTCGCGGTTCCCGCGCCTGTCGTACTTCCCGGCCCGGCTCCTCGGCCTCGGGCTGCGGCCGGAGCACGCTCCGGCGTACGCCCGGCGGCCGATGGAGCCGGCGACCAAGGACTAG
- a CDS encoding S8 family peptidase — translation MSRSRLPARVTTAFFAVVLAAALGAPVASAADAPLADGVAPVKIDDAQLQGKLSPRLSAAQGRVTAFVELAKKPAVDAFTAAQPQGKDQAKRAAKAAKADTAAAVDSVVNQLRAGNAQPQVVTQTANAVPGVVVTADAAKLREVAKRADVVAVRTVVPKTRTNASAEQLTNTLAAWQQTGKFGDGVRVGVIDDGIDYTHADFGGPGTQAAYKSVDSTKPSPLFPSAKVVGGTDLVGNDYDAATPGKTTPKPDPNPLACGEHGTHVAGTIGGFGVTADGKTFKGDYKKLDAKKVDAMQIGPGTAPKSLLYAIKVFGCAGSTNVTSQALDWALDPDGDGDFTDHLDVVNLSLGSDFGAPDDPDSLFVRKLAANNVLPVISAGNGGDINDIAGSPGNTPEALTVASTRDAGILRDAAEAKAPSTAAGQKTGQYSQNYTGYDTLDLTAPVVALSAANSAGCAPYSAEDKAKAAGKFVWLEWDDNDSTRACGSAARANNAQAAGAKGALLSSTLEHFSAGIAGNAAIPMFQFTGSATKTLRAALTAGTLQIRLYGTGRASIQTTDKTIVDTPSSFTSRGTRGPAVKPDVAAPGDTITSAFRGSGNGRTVLSGTSMAAPHTAGITALVRQSHPDWSVEEVKASVIDTAGHDVSDGAGHTYAPQRVGSGRIDAKAALDNQVLAYVQDDPGAVSVSFGTVEAPGPVTLSKTIKLVNKGVTAVEYSVAYQAVTALPGVEYTVDKQTVKLTPRGTAKVKVTLKITDPKALRKVMDPTMQATQAGLARQFVADASGRVAFTPVSGAKVPLRVSVYSAPKPVSTISTPQSVKFGADATQAVLNLTGKGVDQGAGAQRYRSLISVLELQAESPQLPECDADVVTDCTLNKTAKGGDLRYIGAASTAPLAKAQGEPENAILAFGLSTWGDWANIGSNTSPFVDIDTTGDGQPDFETYVTKATSTDVLLAVTVALTAGFPTVDVQAVNGQLGDVDTNVFDTNVITLPVSLAALGIDANADSHRISYTVGTSGFYVAPGTTNGLIDYVGTPLSFDALAPGYSVQGGGDAALGYVAKPGTALVVTRNAASAAADNALGLLAIEHHNAAGNRANVVKVDVAPAARGRQPIGGGGR, via the coding sequence ATGAGCAGATCCCGCTTACCCGCCCGCGTCACGACGGCGTTCTTCGCCGTCGTGCTGGCGGCCGCGCTGGGCGCGCCGGTGGCGAGTGCGGCTGACGCTCCGCTCGCTGACGGCGTCGCACCGGTGAAGATCGACGACGCCCAGCTCCAGGGCAAGCTTTCGCCGCGCCTGAGCGCCGCGCAGGGCCGCGTCACCGCGTTCGTCGAGCTGGCCAAGAAGCCCGCCGTCGACGCGTTCACCGCCGCGCAGCCGCAGGGCAAGGACCAGGCCAAGCGCGCCGCCAAGGCCGCCAAGGCCGACACCGCGGCCGCGGTCGACTCCGTCGTGAACCAGCTGCGCGCGGGCAACGCCCAGCCGCAGGTCGTCACCCAGACCGCCAACGCCGTCCCCGGCGTGGTCGTCACCGCCGACGCCGCCAAGCTGCGCGAGGTCGCGAAGCGGGCTGACGTCGTCGCGGTCCGCACGGTCGTGCCGAAGACCCGTACCAACGCCAGCGCCGAGCAGCTGACCAACACCCTCGCGGCGTGGCAGCAGACCGGCAAGTTCGGCGACGGCGTCCGCGTCGGCGTGATCGACGACGGCATCGACTACACCCACGCCGACTTCGGCGGTCCCGGCACGCAGGCCGCGTACAAGAGCGTCGACAGCACCAAGCCGTCGCCGCTCTTCCCGAGCGCCAAGGTGGTCGGCGGCACCGACCTCGTCGGCAACGACTACGACGCCGCGACGCCCGGCAAGACCACCCCGAAGCCGGACCCGAACCCGCTCGCCTGCGGTGAGCACGGCACGCACGTCGCCGGCACCATCGGCGGCTTCGGCGTCACCGCCGACGGCAAGACCTTCAAGGGCGACTACAAGAAGCTGGACGCCAAGAAGGTCGACGCGATGCAGATCGGCCCGGGCACGGCGCCGAAGTCGCTGCTCTACGCCATCAAGGTGTTCGGCTGCGCGGGCTCGACGAACGTCACCTCGCAGGCGCTGGACTGGGCCCTCGACCCGGACGGCGACGGCGACTTCACCGACCACCTCGACGTCGTCAACCTGTCGCTGGGCTCCGACTTCGGCGCGCCGGACGACCCGGACTCGCTGTTCGTGCGCAAGCTCGCCGCGAACAACGTGCTGCCGGTGATCTCCGCGGGCAACGGCGGCGACATCAACGACATCGCGGGCTCGCCGGGCAACACCCCGGAGGCGCTCACCGTCGCCAGCACGCGCGACGCGGGCATCCTGCGCGACGCCGCCGAGGCCAAGGCGCCCTCGACCGCCGCGGGGCAGAAGACCGGGCAGTACAGCCAGAACTACACCGGTTACGACACCCTGGACCTGACCGCACCGGTCGTCGCGCTGTCCGCGGCCAACAGCGCGGGCTGCGCGCCGTACTCCGCCGAGGACAAGGCGAAGGCCGCCGGCAAGTTCGTCTGGCTGGAATGGGACGACAACGACTCGACCCGCGCCTGCGGTTCGGCGGCCCGCGCCAACAACGCGCAGGCGGCCGGGGCGAAGGGCGCGCTCCTTTCGTCCACTTTGGAGCACTTCAGCGCCGGCATCGCGGGCAACGCGGCGATCCCGATGTTCCAGTTCACCGGTTCCGCCACGAAGACGCTGCGCGCGGCGCTGACCGCGGGCACGCTGCAGATCCGGCTCTACGGCACGGGCCGTGCGTCGATCCAGACCACCGACAAGACCATCGTGGACACCCCGAGCTCGTTCACCTCGCGCGGCACCCGCGGCCCGGCCGTCAAGCCGGACGTCGCCGCGCCGGGTGACACGATCACCTCGGCGTTCCGCGGCAGCGGCAACGGCCGGACGGTGCTGAGCGGCACGTCGATGGCGGCGCCGCACACCGCGGGCATCACCGCGCTGGTCCGCCAGTCCCATCCGGACTGGTCGGTCGAGGAGGTCAAGGCGTCGGTCATCGACACCGCCGGCCACGACGTCTCCGACGGGGCCGGCCACACCTACGCGCCGCAGCGCGTCGGCAGCGGCCGGATCGACGCCAAGGCGGCGCTGGACAACCAGGTCCTCGCCTACGTCCAGGACGACCCGGGCGCGGTCAGCGTCAGCTTCGGCACGGTCGAGGCGCCAGGGCCGGTGACGCTGTCGAAGACGATCAAGCTGGTCAACAAGGGCGTCACGGCGGTCGAGTACTCGGTGGCCTACCAGGCGGTCACCGCGCTGCCGGGCGTCGAGTACACAGTGGACAAGCAGACGGTGAAGCTGACCCCGCGCGGCACCGCCAAGGTCAAGGTGACGCTGAAGATCACCGACCCGAAGGCGCTGCGCAAGGTCATGGACCCGACCATGCAGGCCACCCAGGCCGGCCTGGCCCGGCAGTTCGTCGCGGACGCCTCCGGGCGCGTCGCCTTCACGCCGGTGAGCGGCGCCAAGGTGCCGCTGCGGGTTTCGGTCTACTCCGCGCCGAAGCCGGTCTCGACGATTTCGACGCCGCAGTCGGTGAAGTTCGGCGCCGACGCGACCCAGGCCGTGCTGAACCTGACCGGCAAGGGCGTCGACCAGGGTGCCGGCGCGCAGCGGTACCGCTCGCTGATCAGCGTGCTCGAGCTGCAGGCGGAATCCCCGCAGCTGCCCGAGTGCGACGCGGACGTGGTCACCGACTGCACGCTGAACAAGACGGCCAAGGGCGGCGACCTCCGCTACATCGGCGCGGCTTCCACCGCTCCGCTGGCGAAGGCGCAGGGCGAGCCGGAGAACGCGATCCTCGCGTTCGGCCTTTCCACGTGGGGCGACTGGGCGAACATCGGCAGCAACACCTCGCCGTTCGTCGACATCGACACCACCGGGGACGGGCAGCCGGACTTCGAGACCTACGTGACCAAGGCGACGTCCACGGACGTGCTGCTGGCCGTCACGGTCGCGCTGACCGCGGGCTTCCCGACGGTCGACGTCCAGGCGGTCAACGGCCAGCTCGGCGACGTGGACACCAACGTGTTCGACACGAACGTGATCACGCTGCCGGTTTCGCTGGCCGCACTGGGCATCGACGCGAACGCCGACAGCCACCGCATCTCCTACACGGTGGGCACCAGCGGGTTCTACGTCGCGCCGGGCACGACGAACGGGCTGATCGACTACGTCGGCACGCCGCTTTCGTTCGACGCGCTCGCCCCGGGCTACTCGGTGCAGGGCGGCGGCGACGCCGCGCTGGGCTACGTCGCGAAGCCGGGCACGGCGCTGGTCGTCACCCGGAACGCGGCTTCGGCCGCGGCGGACAACGCGCTCGGGCTGCTCGCCATCGAGCACCACAACGCCGCGGGGAACCGGGCGAACGTGGTCAAGGTGGACGTGGCCCCGGCGGCTCGTGGCCGTCAGCCGATCGGGGGCGGTGGCCGCTAG
- a CDS encoding fumarylacetoacetate hydrolase family protein, whose protein sequence is MRLARIAHPGGVAFASVEGDGDDAQVLEIAEHPFGNPNFTGKRWPLADVRLLAPILPSKVIAVGRNYAKHAAEFGNEVPSAPMLFLKPSTTVVGPNAAIRRPSGIGRVDFEGELAIVIGQPVKNVPAARAASAILGYTVANDVSARDLQKADGQWGRAKGFDTFCPLGPWIETSLDASDLSLKSEVDGELKQDGRTSDLVHKIPELVEFVSGVMTLLPGDVILTGTPEGVGPIEGGQSVSITIEGIGTLTNPVENV, encoded by the coding sequence GTGCGCCTAGCCCGTATTGCTCATCCCGGTGGTGTCGCGTTCGCTTCGGTCGAAGGGGACGGTGACGACGCCCAGGTCCTGGAAATCGCCGAGCACCCGTTCGGCAACCCCAACTTCACCGGCAAGCGGTGGCCCCTTGCGGACGTCCGGCTGCTCGCGCCGATCCTGCCGTCGAAGGTGATCGCCGTCGGCCGGAACTACGCCAAGCACGCCGCCGAGTTCGGCAACGAGGTGCCCAGCGCCCCGATGCTGTTCCTCAAGCCGTCCACCACGGTCGTCGGCCCGAACGCGGCCATCCGGCGCCCGTCCGGCATCGGCCGCGTCGATTTCGAGGGCGAGCTGGCCATCGTCATCGGGCAGCCGGTGAAGAACGTGCCCGCGGCCCGCGCGGCCAGCGCGATCCTCGGCTACACCGTGGCCAACGACGTCAGCGCGCGCGACCTCCAGAAGGCCGACGGCCAGTGGGGCCGCGCCAAGGGCTTCGACACGTTCTGCCCGCTCGGGCCGTGGATCGAGACGTCGCTCGACGCGTCCGACCTGTCCCTGAAGTCCGAGGTCGACGGCGAGCTCAAGCAGGACGGCCGCACGTCCGACCTCGTCCACAAGATCCCCGAGCTGGTCGAGTTCGTGTCCGGCGTCATGACGCTGCTGCCCGGCGACGTCATCCTGACCGGCACGCCCGAGGGCGTCGGCCCGATCGAGGGCGGTCAGAGCGTCTCGATCACCATCGAAGGCATCGGCACTCTGACCAACCCGGTCGAAAACGTCTAG
- a CDS encoding HAD family hydrolase, whose translation MCLDIDDTLIDCTAAIRRSLHILTGRGDLWPLWDLITEEHVALVVAGELDYATMHQRRTDCFLAEIGIFADAEQVNSFERRRRELLDHSWQLFDDVLPCLEWLRAAGLALAAVTNASGAHQRRKIADLGLAPFFDHVAIAGELGVAKPDPVMFHTACLGMDCAPAQAVHVGDKLDTDAIGARDAGLGAIWLDRDGIGERAPAGVHTVTGLAELPELLVSEYATIGVPAQRRGETPAFTVGNGVL comes from the coding sequence GTGTGCCTGGACATCGACGACACCCTGATCGACTGCACGGCCGCGATCCGCCGCAGCCTCCACATCCTCACCGGCCGGGGCGACCTGTGGCCGCTGTGGGATCTGATCACCGAAGAGCACGTCGCGCTGGTCGTCGCCGGCGAACTCGACTACGCGACCATGCACCAGCGGCGCACCGACTGCTTCCTCGCCGAAATCGGCATCTTCGCCGACGCCGAGCAGGTGAACTCGTTCGAACGCCGCCGAAGAGAGCTGCTCGACCACTCGTGGCAGCTGTTCGACGACGTCCTCCCGTGCCTGGAGTGGCTCCGCGCGGCCGGCCTGGCGCTGGCCGCCGTGACGAACGCCTCCGGGGCCCACCAGCGGCGCAAGATCGCCGACCTGGGCCTGGCCCCGTTCTTCGACCACGTGGCCATCGCGGGCGAACTGGGCGTGGCCAAGCCCGACCCGGTGATGTTCCACACGGCCTGCCTCGGCATGGACTGCGCCCCCGCCCAGGCGGTCCACGTCGGTGACAAGCTGGACACGGACGCGATCGGCGCCCGCGACGCGGGCCTGGGCGCGATCTGGCTCGACCGCGACGGCATCGGCGAGCGCGCCCCGGCGGGCGTCCACACGGTGACCGGCCTCGCCGAGCTGCCTGAGCTGCTGGTTTCCGAGTACGCGACGATCGGCGTCCCGGCCCAGCGCCGAGGTGAGACCCCCGCGTTCACCGTCGGGAACGGCGTGCTCTAG
- the cimA gene encoding citramalate synthase: MTRQEPADTPLGDAFHLYDTTLRDGAQREGISYSVQDKLAVARLLDELGVGFIEGGWPGALPKDTEFFARAAKGELKLNHAALVAFGATRKAGTTADADPQVRALLDSEAPVVTLVAKSDLRHIERALRVDVDEACAMVRDTVEFLTKEGRRVFLDAEHFFDGYAFSPETSLKVLDAAAHAGADVLVLCDTNGGQLPLDLARTVGEIKENTGFRLGIHCQDDTSCAVANSVAAVQAGVTHVQCTANGYGERAGNADLFAVTGNLVTKLGMDVLPTGGAAELTRVSHALAEIANIAPYTHQAYVGTSAFAHKAGLHASAIKVDPLLYNHIDPSSVGNDMRVLVTEMAGRASLELKGRELGVDLAGRPEALTSAITKVKRLEAEGWSFEAADASLELLLRQEADVPAEAPFELESYRVVLDHRADAEVVAEATVKVHVGGQRVIATAEGIGPVHALDAALRKALSPHLSWLDSVELADYKVRILQGHPGTDAVTRVLVESTDGEREWTTVGVHGNIVEASWLALCDALVHKSSTVA; this comes from the coding sequence GTGACCCGCCAGGAGCCCGCCGATACTCCGCTCGGCGATGCCTTCCACCTCTACGACACGACCCTGCGCGACGGTGCGCAGCGCGAGGGCATCTCCTACTCCGTCCAGGACAAGCTGGCCGTCGCGCGGCTGCTGGACGAGCTGGGCGTCGGGTTCATCGAAGGCGGCTGGCCGGGGGCGCTCCCCAAGGACACGGAGTTCTTCGCCCGCGCCGCGAAGGGTGAGCTCAAGCTGAACCACGCGGCCCTCGTCGCGTTCGGCGCCACCCGCAAGGCCGGCACCACCGCGGACGCCGATCCGCAGGTCCGCGCCCTGCTCGACAGTGAAGCGCCGGTCGTCACGCTCGTCGCGAAGTCCGATCTGCGGCACATCGAACGCGCTCTCCGCGTCGACGTCGACGAGGCCTGCGCCATGGTCCGGGACACCGTCGAATTCCTCACGAAAGAAGGCCGGCGCGTCTTCCTCGACGCCGAGCACTTCTTCGACGGCTACGCGTTCTCGCCCGAGACCTCGCTCAAGGTCCTCGACGCCGCCGCCCACGCGGGGGCCGACGTCCTCGTGCTGTGCGACACCAACGGCGGGCAGCTGCCGCTCGATCTCGCCCGGACCGTCGGGGAAATCAAGGAAAACACCGGATTCCGCCTCGGGATCCACTGTCAGGACGACACTTCCTGCGCCGTGGCGAATTCCGTCGCCGCGGTGCAGGCCGGCGTGACGCACGTCCAGTGCACCGCCAACGGTTACGGGGAACGGGCCGGCAACGCCGACCTCTTCGCCGTGACAGGGAACCTCGTGACCAAGCTCGGCATGGACGTCCTCCCGACCGGAGGAGCGGCCGAGCTGACCCGGGTCTCCCATGCCCTTGCCGAAATCGCGAACATCGCTCCCTACACCCACCAGGCTTACGTGGGGACGTCGGCTTTTGCCCACAAGGCAGGACTGCACGCGAGCGCGATCAAGGTGGATCCGTTGCTGTACAACCACATCGATCCGTCTTCCGTCGGCAACGACATGCGGGTGCTGGTCACCGAGATGGCCGGCAGGGCCAGCCTCGAGCTCAAGGGACGTGAGCTCGGGGTCGACCTTGCCGGCCGGCCCGAAGCGCTGACGAGCGCCATCACCAAGGTCAAGCGCCTCGAAGCCGAAGGCTGGTCCTTCGAGGCCGCCGACGCCTCCTTGGAACTGCTGCTGCGCCAGGAGGCCGACGTCCCCGCCGAGGCGCCGTTCGAGCTCGAGTCCTACCGCGTGGTCCTCGACCACCGCGCCGACGCCGAGGTCGTCGCCGAGGCGACGGTCAAGGTGCACGTCGGCGGGCAGCGCGTGATCGCCACCGCCGAGGGCATCGGCCCGGTGCACGCGCTCGACGCCGCCCTGCGGAAGGCGCTGAGCCCGCACCTGTCCTGGTTGGACAGTGTGGAGCTCGCCGACTACAAGGTCCGCATCCTCCAGGGCCACCCGGGCACCGACGCGGTGACGCGCGTGCTGGTGGAGAGCACCGACGGCGAACGCGAATGGACCACGGTCGGGGTGCACGGCAACATCGTCGAGGCCAGCTGGCTGGCCCTCTGCGACGCGCTCGTCCACAAGAGCTCGACCGTGGCCTGA
- a CDS encoding TetR/AcrR family transcriptional regulator yields MTDVKPMRADARRNYERLLEEAQRAFAEHGVEASLEDIARRAGVGIGTLYRHFPTREALLETLLRARFDGQAGRARELLTHPEPLAALQTWLTGLGDATGTYRGLVELTADALNDESSRLYASCHAMRDAGSQLVERAKAAGELREDVTTHELLLLLHAASWAGGHLPGPGGMQRLLALVFEGLRAS; encoded by the coding sequence ATGACCGACGTGAAACCGATGCGCGCGGACGCCCGCCGCAACTACGAGCGCCTCCTCGAGGAGGCGCAGCGCGCCTTCGCCGAACACGGCGTCGAGGCGTCCCTGGAAGACATCGCGCGCCGCGCCGGCGTCGGCATCGGCACGCTCTACCGGCACTTCCCGACCCGGGAGGCGCTGCTCGAAACGCTCCTGCGCGCCCGCTTCGACGGCCAGGCCGGCCGCGCGCGCGAGCTGCTGACCCACCCCGAGCCGCTGGCCGCGCTGCAGACCTGGCTGACCGGCCTCGGCGACGCCACCGGCACCTACCGCGGCCTGGTCGAGCTGACCGCCGACGCGCTCAACGACGAATCGTCCCGCTTGTACGCGTCGTGCCACGCGATGCGTGACGCCGGTTCCCAACTAGTGGAACGTGCGAAGGCGGCGGGGGAGCTCCGCGAAGACGTCACCACGCACGAGCTGCTTCTGTTGCTGCACGCGGCATCCTGGGCGGGCGGGCACCTGCCCGGCCCCGGCGGCATGCAACGCCTCCTGGCTCTTGTTTTCGAAGGATTACGAGCGAGTTAA
- the serA gene encoding phosphoglycerate dehydrogenase gives MSKPSKPVVLIAEKLAPSVLSVFGDEVEVRHVDGTDRSALLEAVKSADALLVRSATKVDAEVLGATTQLKVVARAGVGLDNVEVPAATERGVLVVNAPTSNIVSAAEHAVALLLSVARRVPAADQSLRGGEWKRSSFSGVELQGKTVGVVGLGKIGQLFAQRLAAFDTKLIAYDPYVSAARAAQLGIELVTLDELLSRADAISIHLPKTPETKGLIDAEALKKTKPGVIIVNAARGGLIVEEDLADALRSGHVGGAGVDVFVTEPTTSSPLFGLDNVVVTPHLGASTAEAQDRAGTDVAKSVLLALRGDFVPDAVNVSGGGAVGEHVRPYLSLTQKLGTLLTALNPKAPTSVTVQVKGEISSEDTAVLQLAALRGVFTGVVEDQVTFVNAPQLAEKLGVQVELTTEPESPKFRSLVTVRAVHSDGQVLTVSGSVTGKDEVEKLVEVNGRGFDLRAEGTVLLVEYPDRPGVMGRVGTLLGEAGINIEAAQISQTTDGSDAVMLLRVDRHIDAHLLDPIGASVGAHTIRAVDLS, from the coding sequence GTGAGCAAGCCCAGCAAACCCGTCGTCCTCATCGCGGAAAAGCTCGCCCCCTCCGTGCTGAGTGTTTTCGGTGACGAGGTGGAGGTCCGGCACGTCGACGGCACGGACCGATCCGCGCTGCTCGAGGCGGTGAAGAGCGCCGACGCGCTGCTGGTCCGTTCCGCCACCAAGGTCGACGCCGAGGTCCTCGGCGCCACCACGCAGCTGAAGGTCGTCGCCCGCGCCGGCGTCGGCCTGGACAACGTCGAGGTGCCCGCCGCCACCGAGCGCGGCGTGCTGGTCGTCAACGCCCCGACGTCCAACATCGTTTCCGCCGCCGAGCACGCCGTCGCCCTGCTGCTGTCGGTCGCGCGCCGCGTCCCGGCCGCCGACCAGAGCCTCCGCGGCGGCGAGTGGAAGCGCAGCTCGTTCTCCGGCGTCGAGCTGCAGGGCAAGACCGTCGGCGTCGTCGGCCTCGGCAAGATCGGGCAGCTGTTCGCCCAGCGCCTGGCCGCCTTCGACACCAAGCTGATCGCGTACGACCCCTACGTCTCGGCCGCGCGCGCCGCGCAGCTCGGCATCGAGCTCGTCACCCTCGACGAGCTGCTGAGCCGCGCCGACGCGATCTCCATCCACCTGCCGAAGACGCCGGAGACCAAGGGCCTCATCGACGCCGAGGCGCTGAAGAAGACCAAGCCCGGCGTCATCATCGTCAACGCCGCCCGCGGTGGCCTCATCGTCGAAGAGGACCTGGCCGACGCGCTGCGCTCGGGCCACGTCGGCGGCGCCGGCGTCGACGTCTTCGTCACCGAGCCGACCACGTCCAGCCCGCTGTTCGGCCTGGACAACGTCGTCGTGACGCCGCACCTGGGCGCCTCGACGGCGGAGGCGCAGGACCGCGCGGGCACCGACGTCGCGAAGTCGGTGCTGCTGGCGCTGCGCGGCGACTTCGTGCCGGACGCGGTGAACGTCTCCGGCGGCGGCGCGGTCGGCGAGCACGTCCGCCCGTACCTGTCGCTGACCCAGAAGCTCGGCACGCTGCTGACCGCGCTGAACCCGAAGGCGCCGACGTCGGTGACCGTGCAGGTCAAGGGCGAGATCTCCAGCGAGGACACCGCCGTGCTGCAGCTGGCGGCGCTGCGCGGGGTGTTCACCGGCGTGGTCGAGGACCAGGTCACGTTCGTCAACGCGCCGCAGCTGGCGGAGAAGCTGGGCGTGCAGGTCGAGCTGACGACCGAGCCGGAGAGCCCGAAGTTCCGCAGCCTGGTCACCGTCCGCGCGGTGCACTCGGACGGCCAGGTGCTCACGGTGTCCGGTTCGGTCACCGGCAAGGACGAGGTCGAGAAGCTGGTCGAGGTCAACGGCCGCGGCTTCGACCTGCGCGCCGAGGGCACCGTCCTGCTGGTCGAGTACCCGGACCGGCCGGGCGTGATGGGCCGCGTCGGCACGCTGCTCGGCGAGGCGGGCATCAACATCGAGGCCGCGCAGATCAGCCAGACCACCGACGGCTCCGACGCGGTCATGCTGCTGCGCGTCGACCGCCACATCGACGCGCACCTGCTGGACCCGATCGGCGCGTCGGTCGGGGCGCACACGATCCGTGCTGTCGACCTCAGCTGA
- a CDS encoding 3-isopropylmalate dehydrogenase, which translates to MRLAVIPGDGIGPEVVSEALKVLGEVAPTAEITNYDLGAARWHSTGELLPESVLGELRQHDAILLGAVGDPTVPSGILERGLLLRLRFEMDHHVNLRPARLYPGVRGPLADAGDVDMVVVREGTEGPYAGTGGLIRKDTEHEIATEVSVNTAFGIRRVVADAFNRAEARPRKHLTLVHKTNVLSFAGSLWSRIVEEVSLEHPEVTVAYSHVDAATIHLVTDPSRFDVIVTDNLFGDIITDLAAAVTGGIGLAASGNLDMTRRNPSMFEPVHGSAPDIAGQGLADPTAAVLSVSLLLDHLGQKEAARRIEASVAFDLATRDQASPGATQAIGDRLAALVSSNVRTAG; encoded by the coding sequence ATGCGGCTCGCGGTGATCCCAGGTGACGGGATCGGGCCCGAGGTGGTCTCCGAGGCGCTGAAGGTGCTCGGCGAAGTAGCACCGACGGCGGAGATCACGAACTACGACCTCGGCGCGGCCCGGTGGCACTCGACCGGCGAGCTGCTCCCGGAGTCGGTACTGGGCGAACTCCGCCAGCACGACGCGATCCTGCTGGGCGCGGTCGGCGACCCGACGGTGCCGAGCGGCATCCTCGAGCGCGGTCTCCTGCTGCGCCTGCGGTTCGAGATGGACCACCACGTCAACCTGCGCCCGGCGCGGTTGTACCCGGGTGTCCGCGGGCCGCTGGCCGACGCGGGCGACGTCGACATGGTGGTCGTGCGCGAAGGGACCGAAGGCCCGTACGCGGGCACGGGCGGCCTGATCCGCAAGGACACCGAGCACGAGATCGCGACGGAGGTCAGCGTCAACACGGCGTTCGGCATCCGCCGCGTGGTCGCGGACGCGTTCAACCGGGCCGAGGCCCGGCCGCGCAAGCACCTGACGCTGGTCCACAAGACCAACGTGCTCTCGTTCGCCGGTTCGCTGTGGTCGCGGATCGTCGAAGAGGTTTCGCTGGAGCACCCGGAGGTGACGGTCGCGTACTCCCACGTGGACGCGGCGACCATCCACCTGGTGACGGACCCGTCCCGGTTCGACGTGATCGTTACGGACAACCTGTTCGGCGACATCATCACGGACCTGGCGGCCGCGGTGACCGGCGGCATCGGCCTGGCGGCGAGCGGCAACCTGGACATGACCCGCCGCAACCCGAGCATGTTCGAGCCGGTCCACGGCTCGGCCCCGGACATCGCGGGCCAGGGGCTGGCCGACCCGACGGCGGCGGTGCTGTCGGTGTCGCTGCTGCTGGACCACCTGGGGCAGAAGGAAGCCGCCCGGCGGATCGAGGCTTCGGTGGCGTTCGACCTGGCGACCCGGGACCAGGCGTCGCCGGGTGCCACGCAGGCGATCGGGGACCGGCTGGCGGCGTTGGTTTCGTCCAATGTCCGGACGGCCGGCTGA